In the genome of Xiphophorus hellerii strain 12219 chromosome 14, Xiphophorus_hellerii-4.1, whole genome shotgun sequence, the window TACAGCTTCTGAAAGCAATATTAGGCCGATTTAATCTGAAGTGTGTAAGATGCAGTGAGACCGCAATGTGGCAGACGTTCTTGATAAACATGATCTCTACCTTTGAGCCACTGCAGTGTAAGTCTGGACTGTTGTATTCTTCAAATTTCAAACACCAGTTTGTTTGTTagctcagtttgttttgaaaatgttttcatgtaagGACAAAATATTCAAGCACATAAAGAAATTGAAGCATATTTCTCACTTTGAGCTGCTGGCAGTATGTTCCTGTCTTTATCTTGTAGCAGCGTACAACACATTGTCTTTCAGCTCTTTCTTGTCTGCTGGTCTTCTTTTGCTCTTGGCTTTGGGACGGATATGCAGCGCTGCATAGTTGAGGTCATCAGGGTCCAGATTCTGTAAAAGAGTTAATTTTCTTTAGAAAGTTGCTTAGTTTTCTAAGAGAATTGCAGCATTCAAACTGAGTCCAGTGTGATTACCTCAGAGGGTCGTGGATTCTTTCTCTCCGTTTGACCTGAATGATAGAAACAGTTCCTCTGGTCAGctgtttgtttaaaactttagtTATTATAAATTACTGATGAAATGATACCATAGTAACCTGTTTGTATTGTCCTGATTTTGACAACCAAAGCAACAATGACGACTGTAAGGAAGACAGCAACGCAGCCAAGAATCACACAAGGCAGATTGAGTAATCCGtctgaaacatctgaggaaaACACAAACGGAAAACATATTAGCAACACTGAACTAAAAACAGTACAAAACTGATACTAAATGCAGCATCTATAACATCCATCTTACCTTCCACCTCTAAGTATGTTGCAGTGAACCCTGCAGAGACTGTTGTTGCTCCTACTGTTGCAACATACGGTCCACAGAAATACAGTCCAGAATCTGAGAAATTCACTTCTTTGATTTTCAGAAACAGGTTTGTAGTATTAGATGTCATGTTATATTTACTGAAGTGGAAACCATCATATAGAGAGACATTAGACTCTGCACTGAGCATAGATGAGATGCAGCTGGCGTTGGGACTGCTGTTCATCTTAAACCAAAATATGTGAGAGACAAATTTAGTAAAGTTGCTGCACATCAGTGTGACGTCTTCAGCAGGTGGAACAGAAACTGTGTGAAACTGACAAACTGACACAGAAATCCAACCTGAAACAGAACGGAAggattttctttaatgtttcaaaCTAAGTTCACAACAGATGACAGAGACGATGACACtgagaaacaaacagatgttAATAAGTAGAGCCAGATGTACTTACTGAAGGTGCAGAGTGAAGCCAGGATGAAGTTTGTCATTGTGAGCGCAGTAAGACTCCACCAGTTAAATGTTAGTGGCTGAACTGTGCTCCAGTTTATAGCGTCTCTATAAAGGAGGTGGAGTGTTCTTTGGTTATTTGGCTGTTTCTCACATTAACTCTGAGAAtgagttcagaaaataaaaactaataaaaattttatataaTCAGAGGACATTACctgttatttaatttgaagatttgtaaacatttaaataattgatataGTAAAAAAACGAAAACATAATATCCTTTactaaaataacaattttacatttacccgtccaatgttttttttgtgcctaTTAATTCAACCATAGCTTATAATGTTTTGTtcatgttgatcaatgttttaCTTGAGAAggcataataatgacaataatttaagGTATTAAATGCTATTTTTCTCTGAGTTActaaatcaactttttattgatttgatgaTCAAATGTGATATTATTACTGAAAGTCTTTAAGGTTTACCTGTCAAATcaaggatcttttttttttaattattgttatggTCGCATTCATGTCATAGTGGAAACAGATTAAACCTTCACCTGCATAAGTTTTGACGTTCTCAATGATCTTTCAAGTCTGAAAATATGAAGCCTTCAGTTTAACCACTTTGATGTGAACGCTTCAGACTGTTAGATGTAACAAAGTTGTCTCACATTTCGAAATTTGAAGTTGATTGAAGAATCAAACCTGATTCTTCAATCAGGTTTGAAGAAGCTTCTTACTGAAGTGtcttaatttaatcatttataatAGTTTCTTGTTGTGAACTAACTAACGTTTCTGTAACTCCAGAAACATTAGTCTTACTTTTCAAATGTCTTCATTGACATTATCATCACTCAGCCAATAATTTAGATGTGTACAATATATTGTAAATGTGGTTATCGCTCTACCTCCTTATACACAAGTGATGTTGCATTTGCTACATTATTAGTATTTATCTGTGTGAGTATAGAGTACAAAGTTCCTCAAACTAGACTGGACAAATGAATAACTGAACAATGTGTTGTCTGATTTAAGACACCCAATACGGAGCAAAACTATTGGAGTCCATGTCCTGGTCCTGCAGATTACAGTAGTTAATGGGTAGAGTAGGTGATGAGTTAAACAGcttgtttttcaaagtgttatGGATTAGGAAGGAAGATCATGAAGACTTTTTgttgaaatctaaacatttgaaGTTAGAACCTTTTTCAAGAAGCCACAATAAAAATCTTATTGTTGGAGAATTAAAGTTCTagttcttgtatttttttacaaGACCTCCTCAACAGCACATGAAGACGCAGAAAAATAATCAGTGACATCAACCTGTTCAAAGAACCTTCACTTCATCAAGGAACCagagaacaataaataaataaaccttagGAAAcctaaaatgcagaaaataagtttgaattttacattttattaaatgaatctGACAAGAAGCatgaattattattaatgtgcatatatatatacagtagatactgtatatatatatatatataaactatttTGTGAGGACCCTTTGAGCCCCAAAGCCGGGACCCATTATGGTTACGGGTTAGGTTAAGAACTAAGGTGAGAACTGAGTTTAGGTTGGGGTTGGGCATATTATACTGGTGATAGGTTTAGGGTTAGGATTAAGATTAGACTGTAGAAATTAAtggaaaatgaatggaagtcaatgcaaagtcatgaagatagaaagacataCTAAGTGTGTTGGGGGATGTGGGGGTGAGTtgaatgcgtgtgtgtgtgtgtgtgtacaggtgtgtgggcgtgcgtgtgtgtgtgtgtgtgtgggtgcgtgggggtgtgtgtgtgtgtatgtctacTTGTTATTCTACAGATGAAGGACCACTTGTGCAGCATTTAcctgtcatgttccgtgtttttctgtgagtttatttcgagttttctgtgtctctgtgtctccgtgttgtcctgttctccccttgattactcccaggtgtttctcgttccctaattacctcctgtgtatttagtgtcacctgtgtgtctgtgtcttggtcgggtcctcgtctcattttgGCATCTAGTCCATTCGTATGCCTTGTTGCTACCTGCGTTGAGCCCTGGAttccgctcagcagtgctgcctcggtttttggactgtgttagatttttgtttgtaactcTGTGCATTAAAACCACTATTTTTACTCCGtatctgggtctacagcgtctgcctcaccaccacacCCAGCACTTCATGACATTACCAACAGAAAGAGGTCATTTGTGGACATTGAGGACCTTTTCCGTATCCTCACTTTTTTTGCAGCTCTACTTCACTCTGCTAGTTCGATTTTGAGGAATAGTGTAAATTAAGTTTAGGTCAATGTTATGGTTAGGAATAGAAATGTAACCGTTTGAGGGAAATGTCTGGGACTAGGTATAAATGAAATCGCTAAAATGAATGGAGGTCAATACAGATTCACAAAGATCTCTTTGTGGGAACGGTTTCTTTTGATGGGATCAAAATAATTTACCTCACAttacaaaatgcttttttattttgaagtcaaaacatttttaaaaagctatgaTGGTAGGATGGTCAGAGTGATTTAACATTGTCTGGGACACACTTCAAAGAATCAGTGTCATGTCTGTCAGTCTGTCAGTCTgtggtgtgtgcgtgtgtgggcgtgggtgtgcgGGCgtgtccgtgtgtgtgtgtgtgtgtgtcggcgtgcgtgggcgtgtgtgtgcatgtgtgtgtggtctgTTGATGCCTAATCTTTATTTCAGTTGCTCTCAGACCACACTCTGCTGTCTCTTCCTGTCagtgtctctgtgtgtctcaCTCCTCACACAGCAGGCCACTCAACTGTCTTATTGAGGAAGTCCAACAATCTGACTCCTCCTTCAGTTCAACTCCATTCTGTGTGTTGTGTGACAAAAAGCAGACAAACCAAGACAATGTAACTTTTATggttaacagaaataaagaagcCATGCTGAGATCGAGACAAACTGAACACGTTAATAGAGTTCCTAATGAAGTAAAATACACATTAtaattctttctttatttttactatgcACTCGTGTTACATGCAGATGCATTGAAGGGTTCAAAAGATCAGTAAATTAATGTGATACAATCTGAGTTTCATTTTCCGTTGCAGTTCCTGTTGCTTCCTGAGTCTATCGGGTGGCAGCGTACACAACATGTGGCTCCAGGTCCCTCTGAGGTCCAGACCTGTGGCTCTTTTTGGCCTTTGCTTGGAAACTCAGAGCTGCATAGTTCAAATCGTCTGGATCCACATTCTGAAAcccagaaagaaagaaatgatcaCATGATAGTCAAACAGGGGTTTATGTGAATTAGGCATCATCTAAGGTTTATGATGCCTTGATTATTGAAAGTTTTAATGATGAAACTTGATGTATAAAAGTAAAGAAAGTAGTTGAATAGCCTTAGTGCGTTGAAATTTCAGacaatattgaaataaaaagacaaaattcaaCTGTTCAACATAAattcatgttgttgtttttttttcattaaaggaAACACACAACAAATTGGAAGGTATCTTTTCTTCAGTCATCCTTTTGTGAACTGTTAATCTTTTAGTCTGAattttgagattttgtttttgttgttttaactgAGCCACAATTATTATTCAGACTACAGACAAATATTTCTGCCATCCTCCAATCCAGTGAAAGTTGCTAACAGTTGAATTAAtgtgttttacacatttattcacAATAAACCAAGAAACATCTGAACACTAACTGCATTAGTTGCAAATGTCCAAAAGCAACTAATGCAACAACTCTCAGCTTGTGCTGTGTTCTAATGAAAtaacttaatttaaatttttatgtgttttcaaagataaaaaaatagctttgtttAGGGGAAAGCAGTTTGATTTGTTATAATTAGTGCCGTGCAACAGTACTAGGTTAGATATCAGTAAAAGAAGCAGCAAATAGCatctgaaatgaaaattatCTTGTTGAGCTTAAAATAAATGGTCAATTGTAGAGCTATGGAGGAAGAGACAAATCGTCTGATCAACTGCAATATTTGAAATCATTCATacagattaatttaaattacTCAGTTTACctcgtttctttctttttgctgccTTGAAGCTAAAAGACAAATGGAAAAGTCTGGTTAGTTTATTGCTgattacatatttattgttcTGTTCTAAATTAGCTTGGAATAAGTTGTCCAATAATATAATCAAACTGTACCTCTCTCAAGTCTCCTGTTTTTAACAGCCAGAACAACGACTGCTACAAAGAGAAGAGCAGTCAGAGAACCTAAAATCCCAGGCATCAGGTCCATCAGTTGGTCCGCTTCttctataaatatttacatattacatttttttttcatctatttagcagagtgttttttttactccagtAAAATCCAGTGAACTCTTCTCTAAGACAAATAACCTACTTGTATTATCAGAATCCCCCTCGTCTTTGGAGTCTCTGTTAGCTGAAAGTATGGATGATATTTTTTGGTcggttatttctttttttgcagtaaCTTTGTTATTGTACTACAATGACAACGTTCTTAGAAAATTAAGGAACACAGAGTCAGTCTTACCTTTAATGATTAACTCTGTTGCTCTGCCAATAACTGtatgtttctttacataaaaTCCACAGAAATACAACCCAGAGTCCATCAGGTCCActtgtttgatttgaagaaagAAAGTTGTCTTGTTGGAACTCATGATAAATTTTTCACGGTGGAATCCATCGCAGTATGAAGGTTCGCCTTCAGCACCGTACATGGAGGAGATGCAGCTGGGTTTGGTTCCATGAACCACTCTGAACCAGTCTGTCTGGGTTGGAGATGGAGAAATGTTGGAGCAGAACAGAGTGATGTCCTCACCAGGATGGACGTCCACAGTTAGAGACTCACAGATCCAACCTGAAACAAACAGATTCAACTCTAAGATGACAAAAGTAAATCAGTAAAAATGGAAGACTGATGAAGTTAAAGAACACAGTTTAAATGGAGTCCATGTTGAAGATGATTTTATATCATACTTACTGTGGCTGCAGAGAAGTATAACTGTTACCTGCATGAAGTTCTCCATTCTGCGTACAACCATGTCTCAGTTTGGCCGCTTCTTATGCAGGGGGATTTATTAGAAAGGGGAGTGGTGAACAGTTCACTTCACATCAGAAGGCTTGTGTTTCTCTTGACCAAATTTTAGcttcaatttaaacaaataaaattatttaaataccaTCGGTAAGCTAACAAACCATTTTGATTATTGTCCAATACTAACAGTAGTACGGCAACCTGTCATTCTAAagcagtctcatgaagaggatgtgCAGGGCTGTCCataaatattgtgattttttcGGGACAATCCTTCATCTCCACCATTActtccagaggttccacagaagccactgaacagaaccagccttgtTCATCACTCTGTTTAGGTTTTGTAAAATGCCCgatctgatgctgctgccccaacacATGATGGCAGAAGAGATTACACTCCCCACAACAGACCTATAGAAATCTGCAACAGCTTGCTGCAAACTTTGAAAGATCCAAGCTTAATCAAAGTgtccagtctgctctgtcccATCTTGTAGACATGATGttgactctccggtccagtctgttgtccaggtGAACACTGAAGTATTTATGCTCCTTCATCACCTCCCCCttttctcccatgatggaaagTGTGTTTTACTAAaccttgtttgttttgaaatctacaatcatctcctctgtttttgtttaaattgaaaatgagATGATTGCTACACCATGTCACAAAGCAGTGAACCAGCCTGCAGAACcatctgagtatttctgcaTATAAAATGACTCTGACTTGCTCTGTTTTGAAGTGTAGAGagtgaaatgaaatgatgaaaGAACATGCCCCTTTGGTGCTCCTGTGCTGCTGACCATCTGCCTCTAGACAGCAATTTAGTCTTACAAACTATGGTCTGTTTGTCAGGTAGTCATTGATCCAGATGGTCCGGTCATTGATCCATTGTCTCTCTGGATCCAGTCATTGATCCAGAGACAAATCAGGGTTTGGCCAGCCAGACCTGAACAAAGTAAAATGCTCTGGAGAAATCAAAAAATAAGATCCTCACTCTGCTGcctgctttgtgtgtttgttgatgCATGCGTATGTCAGAAGGAGGTGTATTATGTAGTGTGGTTTTCCTGGTTTAATGCCTTATTTATGTATTAGTTGTGTTGTCACTGCACACCACTAGAGGGAGTAACAGACTTTAAGGATGCAACTAAGGAACAGAATTAGAAGCATATGAAACAACATAAAGCTCTAAGAACTGTAAAATGAAGTCAACAAAATGGtgaaattcaaatatatgcCGAGTGGATCTACTTCATAAGACTGAGGATATGACATGTAGGCGACTTCAACTCCAACACCAAAGCAATAAGGAGCTTTCAGGGGTccagttttctgctggtttGCTGACTCAGATGGGCCAACATGAGTCTCTCTGAGACCTTCATAAAGTCTCAGGATGTTGGGACACAAAATCTGTCATGATTGGTGACTAATGGATGAGACTTCTGGAACCACAACAATGGAACCTTCGTCAGGGTAAGATATGTCAAAAACACAGATGGCAAAAACACTCTCACCTCCTTATGGTAAATTGCCTTTACTTGTGTATTGATTAGTCAAGTCTGGAAAATCCCAGAGCACTTCACAAAATGATTATATTCAGTCATTTACACACACATCCAACGGCCCTGGGACAATCTAACAGAGGCAACGCTGCCATGAAGCAGCACCACTGgaccctctgaccaccaccagcaggcaagacAGGTGAAGTGttttgcccaaggacacaacaacagaggcgGACAGAGCATGGGATCAAACCGGCAACCCACCGATTACAGGATGAACTCCCTCCACTATCACCAGCCATCATCTGGAAAGTGACATTCTAAGAGATCAATTCCTTGATGGTTAGCTCAGGGAGATTAgtagtttggacatttttaaccatccacaacaacaacaaaaaattattaattagtttgcttgtttcttagttttgttgagaatatattaaaatgttgcaCTGGCGAGTTTTGGTtgggaaaattaaataatactgTAAATATACACAATCAGAATCTGAACAGAGCCTTTCATCAGCATGACTTCGCTTCCTGTACCGAGTCCAGGAAGCAGAGGGTAGATGCCCTTCATGTCCCTGCTAAACAGTGTTTAACAGACAACCTTAGCAGCTGTAAACATCTGTCTCATTACCCGGGAAGCCAAGTTTATATAATAAACTGCCaagctaatatttttaaattgtgtttttcattttggtgCAGAAAGCCAGCTGAGTTTTTTTTAGGGTAGGCTATGCCACCTACtggcataaataaataattgtatttgACAAAATATCCACTTGTCTGTTCTGACACTGTAAATGTGTCTTAAAGGTGTCAAAAGACTCATCTCTTCTGAtcttagaagtttttttttctaaaactctACGTTAAAATGGCTCCTTTCACTTGAGCTTTTCTGAAACATCACTAGATGCATTATTCAGGTGGAGTTTGCTGCTTCTTTGGATATGACTGATGGACTTGAGACTAATTTGACATGGtgtttgtcaaatattttcatgaaCTTTGTATGTCGCTCTTAGAACAACTGTTTGACAAATTATTTGAGAAAAACTGTCAATAATGTCTTTTGGATTCACTAGTAAATCCTGTCCTTTTAATATAGAAGATATAAGAATGAATGGCAGTCTCAGTGCTTTGCTCTCTAGTGTTCTGcgtgtttttgtggttttattttggtcactTTCAGCAGAGAAGATCTGGATTTTGAACGGCTCTCCCTGGACATTTATTCTCCATTTTCATTGGGTCGAGTTTCACTGAGATCTTGGTTGAGCAGTTCAATGGTATTTAACAGGCAGGTTTGCTCATTAAGCTTCAGCAAAGTGAACTTCACACACCAGTGTGTAACTCCTGAGATTTTCAGATGACACCATTGTGATTGATCTGACAGATGAGCTGGTCCACTGCAGTCAGAACCAGATGTAGCTCAACCCATTCAAGACTGTGGAGATGACAGCAAGTGTCTAGAGAACAGCCCTCAACCTCTCTATGTCCCTCATCCTCAACAACATGGTGGCTTCTTTGTCACTCTGTTGCCATCTTTTACTAGAAACCCAATTAAATCTTCATCTTCTTTTAGGTCTGTAGTAACTTCTGGAGTAAAACAAAGTACATGAAATTCTATGGGAAGATCTTAATTTATCAGCCTTAGTCCACAGCAAGTTGTGTATTGATATCCATGATAAAGAGCAACTGAAGAGTCATAAAGTTTGGCAAAAGCCTGGTAACAAGGCACTCATTAGATTCAGGTGTGATGGAGCAGGGCtgcatctaaaacctgcaggacagaagATCTTCGGGACGATGGTTCTAAAGGTTACTATGGATACACAGcataatagttttaaaaatgtgtttgtgtgcaaacCACCTACAGTATATCGTTTGAAATTAGTGACAGTATAAGGACCTGGAACACAGATGAGTTGAGGGACGGGAATGTGTAGCACAACCACTGGAGAGGGTCTTGAATGCATCTAGATAAGATTAATAAATCAGACAAGCTGAATGTCACGTTCTTTGACAGAAACCAACAAACTCATGATCTGGTTTTAATGAAATAACTTTATTGCAACACTTTACATTTCAAACTGTGACGAAATTCTATTAACTcaacacatttcagaaacagtCGAAGCAAATGGTTCTAGCGCTTCACACTGGAATAGACGCATTCTGTGAATGTGCCGTCCGCTCTTGTTCTTGATATGTTCATCTTTTGATGACTTACAGAAGCATATTGGAGGTTTTCTCCATCTTGGGATTCCTAAAGTGTAGAGAATATGTACCACAACAGatgcttgtttaaaaaaaaaagaaagacttcagaaagaacaaaatgtaTTGTTCCACTCCCCTCTTTGCTCGTTGCTGCAGAAACTATTTGAACTATTTGAAACTATGCTTACCTGCATTCTTGGGGAAGCAGATGATGAAGATATTTCAGTGGAATCTGTGTGTAAAACAGAGCAAGAATAGTTTCACTTTGGAGCTTAAAGAGTATTTTATCTGACTTTCAAATGGCAACACATACCTGCATGCTGCCTTTTGCTCATTTTGAAGACTGAGACAGCCAGTGCAGCTGCCAGCAGGGTGGTGAATGTCAAAGCTCCACTCAGGAGATAAACCAAGACAAGAGAGACAGCTTcacctgcagaaaaacatgaacCAGTAAACAATTGGCTACTGTAGTACAGATTTCACACCCATCTTGGTGCCTCAAAGCTCTTCAGTCTCCATGCATTTAATTTAGAGTGGCTCTCAAAATCTGGAGCTGACCACTCCTTGTAAAACTAGAGGCCTGATATTACaggagattttttattttatttttttacagataaaggtCTTTTTGGTCTATTTTCATGAAACTCTTGAAAACATGAATTTCTGTTACTACTTAGTTCTGATAATCGTGCAAAAATCCATTTCAGAAGTTGTAAAGGCTCCTAAGTTCAAttaatttctgtctttgttAAACTTATCAGAAGGATACATTTTGTCATCGAGTCTAGAAGATGAAATGCATccaattgtgttttatttacattttttgttgccggaaaaaaaaaacagaaatgaaacctAGATGAGGAATGAGCAATCTGAATAATATGAGAAGCAGGATTGTCTGAAAATGTTTGGTTCAAGATGAACAAGTATTTGTGGAAATGAAAAAATGGCTCACCTTCAGAGTCCAGCTTGGTTCTGTTTCCAAACAGTATTTCTCCACAGGAGGCAACAGCACAGTACGTCCCATTTGGGACCTTCATGGGCAGGTTGTACacacaggtgtgtgtctgtgtgctggGATCACTCCTGCCCCCCTGAGTGTAAATGAGTCCAGGATGGGATTCTTCAGAGTTTCTGAACCAGTAAACACCGTGTTGTCCACCACAGCTCCCAGTTTGTACCGCACATTTCAGACTCACAGAGTCTCCTTGCTCGATGTTCCCAGATTCTGACTGACGGACCAAAGTCTCGATAGTAGGACCCGAACCTTTTACTCTGAGCGTAGTTCCTTCACAAAATTCATAGTCATTTAAATTGCTCTGGACACAGTGGAAAGTCGCAGCATCTGAAATCTTCACATCTGATATCTTCAGCACAACATTCCTGTAATTTCCAGTGTCCAGCGAGAAACGAGAGTTGTTGAACTCCTCCTTAAAGATTGCAGTGTTGGTATGTT includes:
- the LOC116732068 gene encoding uncharacterized protein LOC116732068, with translation MTNFILASLCTFSWISVSVCQFHTVSVPPAEDVTLMCSNFTKFVSHIFWFKMNSSPNASCISSMLSAESNVSLYDGFHFSKYNMTSNTTNLFLKIKEVNFSDSGLYFCGPYVATVGATTVSAGFTATYLEVEDVSDGLLNLPCVILGCVAVFLTVVIVALVVKIRTIQTGQTERKNPRPSENLDPDDLNYAALHIRPKAKSKRRPADKKELKDNVLYAATR
- the LOC116732207 gene encoding uncharacterized protein LOC116732207 isoform X2 yields the protein MVVRRMENFMQVTVILLCSHSWICESLTVDVHPGEDITLFCSNISPSPTQTDWFRVVHGTKPSCISSMYGAEGEPSYCDGFHREKFIMSSNKTTFFLQIKQVDLMDSGLYFCGFYVKKHTVIGRATELIIKANRDSKDEGDSDNTTVVVLAVKNRRLERASRQQKERNENVDPDDLNYAALSFQAKAKKSHRSGPQRDLEPHVVYAATR
- the LOC116732207 gene encoding uncharacterized protein LOC116732207 isoform X1, which encodes MVVRRMENFMQVTVILLCSHSWICESLTVDVHPGEDITLFCSNISPSPTQTDWFRVVHGTKPSCISSMYGAEGEPSYCDGFHREKFIMSSNKTTFFLQIKQVDLMDSGLYFCGFYVKKHTVIGRATELIIKANRDSKDEGDSDNTKEADQLMDLMPGILGSLTALLFVAVVVLAVKNRRLERASRQQKERNENVDPDDLNYAALSFQAKAKKSHRSGPQRDLEPHVVYAATR
- the LOC116732216 gene encoding uncharacterized protein LOC116732216 encodes the protein MTSQTLALYSATLLVVTMAHSTDLTQTSLHVYSVDVGSNVALQCLCQDYAAVMFYWYKQILGQEPKLMCTFYKHTNTAIFKEEFNNSRFSLDTGNYRNVVLKISDVKISDAATFHCVQSNLNDYEFCEGTTLRVKGSGPTIETLVRQSESGNIEQGDSVSLKCAVQTGSCGGQHGVYWFRNSEESHPGLIYTQGGRSDPSTQTHTCVYNLPMKVPNGTYCAVASCGEILFGNRTKLDSEGEAVSLVLVYLLSGALTFTTLLAAALAVSVFKMSKRQHADSTEISSSSASPRMQESQDGENLQYASVSHQKMNISRTRADGTFTECVYSSVKR